In Clostridium omnivorum, the DNA window TTTTAAGTGCTATGGAAGAAGCTAATTTTACCCCTGTCTCCACAGCCTTTTCATCTATACTGTACCAATATGGGTCTCCACACTGCACATTGAGTATAATCATAAATTCTAGTTCGGAGGTATAATCGTAATCCTTAACCATAAGCTTGTTCATCTTAAGGCTCGACTTCCAATGTATATCCTTCATTCTGTCCTCAACGGTATATTCTCTTATTCCTTTAATGTAGAGAGGATCCTTATGTATCCATCTCTTTATTACATTATCTCCATAAAGATTTGTAGTTTCAAATCCTACCCTTTCAACATCTACTAGTTTTGGATACACTAAAAGCTCAATATAGTCTTCATAAATTTCGTCCTTAGTAAGAAAGCCAAAATAATCTCCAATTGTTACTCTTATGTCCTTTATTAAATAAGCTCCTCTTTTCTTTGCCTTTACCTCATATGAACGCCTTAGCCTTTCATACCAAAGAACGTTTAGTCTGCTTACATGGTATATAGCATCTTCTTTTGTAAATTGAGCATCATCATCCTCTAAGAACCCTAGGTCACTGGGAATTACCTCTTTAAGAAGTAAAAAAGATATGGGCAGCCATTTGTTATTCTCCACTACTATAGTAATATTAAATTTTTCTCCCTCCATCACCTCTGACTTTAAAACTTCCCTTTTCACCGAAAGCTTTTCAAAGCCCTTCGTTCTTGTATACTCTGCAAAAAGAATGAGGAAGATAATTATAAATAAGAATATAAAATATCCTATCATTTTTGTACCCCTATAAATTTTCTAGTGGAGTTTTTAGAGTGTTGAGTATTTCTGTTATAACCTCTTCTGCTCTATTAGAAATAGTATTTATATCGCTTTTCAAAATAAGCCTATGAGATAAAACCGGAACTGCCATCTCCTTTACATCCTCTGGAATTACATAGTCTCTCCCTCTTATAGCAGCTAGTGCTTGGCTCCCTTTCATAAGACTAAGAGAAGCTCTAGGACTGCAGCCAAGCTCTACACTTCTATGTTTTCTTGTAGCATTTATTATTTCAATAATATAGTTTTTTATTTCTTCATTTACATGCACTTTAGTGTAATTTTCCTGAACATATTCAATTTCCTTAATATCAATAACTGCTTCCAGTGAATCTAGTGGATCAGCCTCCATAAATCTATCCAATATATTCTTTTCTTCAATAAACTCTGGATAACCTAGGCTAAGCTTAATGAAAAATCTGTCTAGCTGTGCTTCTGGAAGTGGAAAGGTTC includes these proteins:
- a CDS encoding DUF58 domain-containing protein, whose amino-acid sequence is MIGYFIFLFIIIFLILFAEYTRTKGFEKLSVKREVLKSEVMEGEKFNITIVVENNKWLPISFLLLKEVIPSDLGFLEDDDAQFTKEDAIYHVSRLNVLWYERLRRSYEVKAKKRGAYLIKDIRVTIGDYFGFLTKDEIYEDYIELLVYPKLVDVERVGFETTNLYGDNVIKRWIHKDPLYIKGIREYTVEDRMKDIHWKSSLKMNKLMVKDYDYTSELEFMIILNVQCGDPYWYSIDEKAVETGVKLASSIALKTTKEGIPTGMWTNAHVVAYNGEGKGEVAPSVNSFKSILELCARIDYSPKVTFEQMLLDKAKHFNKNSTYIIITSFLNDESVNVLKKLKRSGFTIKLIDISENSSVPAIDGIEKASFKL
- a CDS encoding AAA family ATPase, translating into MDVLKFVEFREKLNSNVSKVIIGKNKKIDKVIVAFICSGHVLLEDVPGLGKTKLAKAMAKSMNCSFKRIQFTPDLLPSDLTGIYYYNQKSGDFEFRQGPLLSQFVLADEINRATPRTQSSLLECMEERQITVEGNTIKLNRPFFVIATQNPVEQFGTFPLPEAQLDRFFIKLSLGYPEFIEEKNILDRFMEADPLDSLEAVIDIKEIEYVQENYTKVHVNEEIKNYIIEIINATRKHRSVELGCSPRASLSLMKGSQALAAIRGRDYVIPEDVKEMAVPVLSHRLILKSDINTISNRAEEVITEILNTLKTPLENL